A part of Phaenicophaeus curvirostris isolate KB17595 chromosome 29, BPBGC_Pcur_1.0, whole genome shotgun sequence genomic DNA contains:
- the TARS2 gene encoding LOW QUALITY PROTEIN: threonine--tRNA ligase, mitochondrial (The sequence of the model RefSeq protein was modified relative to this genomic sequence to represent the inferred CDS: deleted 1 base in 1 codon): protein MLPARRLLAGAPRRHRVSGPDPERLRLFQRLRAARDGDGSGAGTGELPPPGAPIRIALPGGRRLPGRARHTTPLQVAAQLGGDVAETALVARVNGTLQDLEQPLAGDTDLELLDFSAPEGRAAFWRSGACVLGAVAERFYGATLCGAEATEDGFFCDLHMGDRTVQRAELPALEEACGTFARAGHRFERLEATRQQLEELFKHNSFQLQRIQEEVTSPTATVYRCGPLLQLCRGPLIRHTGLIAALRVLTSSAALGPGRGGRLSLQRLGAVAFPSAQHLADWQRAQDEAALRDHRRIGKEQELFFFHKLSPGSCFFLPRGAHVYNTLIDFIRSEYRARGFCEVVTPNVFSPQLWELSGHWQHYSPHIFSFTAGTETLSLKPMNCPAHCLMFAHRPRSWRELPLRLADFGVLHRNEHPSSLTGLTRVRRFQQDDAHIFCTLEQLEGEIDACLDFIRTVYAVLGFSFRMALATRPPGFLGDPETWDRAEQQLERSLNAFGQPWELSPGDGAFYGPKIDIQIKDALGRQHQCGTIQLDFQMPERFGLEYASPAGGAARPVLIHRAVLGSVERMVAVLAESCGGRWPLWLSPLQAMVIPQAPDVEDYAREVQAVLRGGGVLADLDGDAGSTLGRKIRRAQLAHYNFQLVVGQRERTRGTVSIRTRDNRQLGERELLWTLRRLQELRDARVPDAEQRF from the exons ATGCTTCCGGCGCGCCGGCTGCTGGCGGGGGCCCCGCGGCGGCACCGG GTCTCCGGGCCGGACCCCGAGCGCCTCCGGCTGTTCCAGCGGCTGCGGGCGGCGCGGGACGGCGATGGGAGCGGGGCCGGTACCGGGGAGCTGCCCCCGCCCGGGGCCCCGATCCGCATCGCCCTCCCCGGGGGGCGGCGCCTGCCCGGCCGGGCCCGGCACACCACGCCGCTCCAGGTGGCCGCGCAGCTGGG GGGTGACGTGGCCGAGACGGCGCTGGTGGCCCGGGTGAACGGGACCCTCCAGGACCTCGAGCAGCCGCTGGCGGGTGACACCGACCTGGAGCTCCTCGATTTCTCGGCGCCGGAGGGACGCGCG GCCTTCTGGCGCTCGGGCGCCTGTGTCCTCGGGGCGGTGGCGGAGCGGTTCTACGGAGCCACGCTCTGCGGCGCCGAAGCCACCGAGGACGGCTTCTTCTGTGACCTGCACATGGGGGACAG GACTGTTCAGCGCGCGGAGCTGCCGGCGCTGGAGGAGGCGTGTGGCACCTTCGCGCGCGCCGGACACCGCTTCGAGCGCCTCGAGGCCACGcgccagcagctggaggagcttTTCAAG CACAACTCCTTCCAGCTGCAGCGAATCCAGGAGGAGGTGACGTCCCCGACAGCCACCGTCTATAG GTGTGGCCCCCTCCTCCAGCTGTGCCGCGGGCCCCTCATCCGGCACACGGGGCTGATCGCCGCGCTCCGCGTCCTCACG AGCTCGGCTGCGCTGGGGCCGGGGCGCGGCGGCCGCCTCTCGCTGCAGCGTCTCGGCGCTGTCGCCTTCCCCAGCGCCCAGCACCTCGCCGACTGGCAGCGGGCGCAGGACGAGGCCGCCCTGCGCGATCACCGCCGCATCGGGAAG GAGCAggagcttttcttcttccacaaGCTCAGCCCCGgcagctgcttcttcctgcCCCGCGGCGCCCACGTCTACAACACCCTCATCGACTTCATCAGG AGCGAGTACCGGGCGAGGGGCTTCTGCGAGGTGGTGACCCCCAACGTGTTCAGCCCGCAGCTCTGGGAGCTCTCGGGGCACTGGCAGCACTACAGCCCCCACATCTTCTCCTTCACCGCCGGCACCGAGACGCTCTCCCTCAAACCCATGAACTGCCCGGCGCACTG CCTGATGTTCGCCCACCGGCCGCGGTCGTGGCGGGAGCTGCCCTTGCGCCTGGCTGACTTCGGGGTGCTGCACCGCAACGAGCACCCCAGCTCGCTGACGGGGCTGACGCGGGTGCGGCGCTTCCAGCAGGACGACGCCCACATCTTCTGCACGCTGGAGCAG CTGGAGGGCGAGATCGATGCCTGCCTGGACTTCATCCGGACGGTCTACGCCGTGCTGGGTTTCTCCTTCCGCATGGCCCTGGCCACGCGTCCCCCCGGCTTCCTCGGGGACCCTGAGACCTGGGACCGCGCCGAGCAg CAGCTGGAACGGAGCCTCAATGCCTTTGGGCAGCCCTGGGAACTGAGTCCAGGCGATGGTGCCTTCTACGGCCCCAAG ATCGATATCCAGATCAAGGATGCCCTGGGACGGCAGCATCAATGTGGCACCATCCAGCTGGATTTCCAGATGCCAGAGAGGTTCGGGTTGGAGTACGCCAG CCCGGCAGGGGGTGCGGCGCGGCCGGTGCTGATCCACCGAGCGGTGCTGGGCTCCGTGGAGCGCATGGTGGCCGTGCTGGCCGAGAGCTGCGGCGGCCGCTG GCCACTCTGGCTGTCCCCGCTGCAGGCCATGGTCATCCCGCAGGCGCCCGATGTCGAGGACTACGCCCGTGAG GTTCAGGCTGTGCTGAGAGGAGGGGGGGTT CTGGCCGACCTGGACGGGGACGCGGGTTCCACCCTGGGCAGGAAGATCCGCCGTGCCCAGCTCGCCCACTACAACTTCCAGCTGG TCGTGGGCCAGCGGGAACGGACACGCGGCACCGTCAGCATCCGGACGCGGGACAATCGTCAGCTGGGCGAGCGGGAGCTGCTCTGGACGCTGCGGCGGCTGCAGGAGCTGCGCGACGCCCGCGTCCCCGACGCCGAGCAGCGATTCTga
- the ECM1 gene encoding LOW QUALITY PROTEIN: extracellular matrix protein 1 (The sequence of the model RefSeq protein was modified relative to this genomic sequence to represent the inferred CDS: deleted 1 base in 1 codon), with protein MAALGLLLLLLAPVVAPEPQQHVVQESVAWHDPDVKQVLQEELDPQVPLDVLVAVTGAVSPHRGSVLHGFPPAWPVEATVTRHCQQPPRPPPTPQLPPTSFSHLRRQAAALDAFRPRLDACCHHEAPVSCARHAWTEVLDAFCADEFGVKTRQFHCCWRRDAARRHCFIQSASAEASAGHEAEAITAGDATVELFPPGEPTEANMENICRLRALRPGPSGRSGPRVRMRLRLERDYGRCCRNGSLPCAHSAWQKGLDRFCREEAAVKTRQHRCCLHGGLRSRSRCFAAVAPFPDYDRELHNVSLVRPGSGLLRSLCGPTRLLSKRRPVPELLGAVTAACCSLPPENQSACAQEQLSQGITTLCASSWRDPHGCCSHEDPERRRCFDASYLDKVTLGAAVPPPPPGHDE; from the exons ATGGCGGCCCTcggcctgctcctcctcctcctcgcccccG TGGTGGCACCGGAGCCACAGCAGCACGTGGTACAGGAGAGCGTGGCCTGGCATGACCCTGATGTCAAACAAG tgctgcaggaggagctggaccCGCAGGTGCCCCTCGACGTGCTGGTGGCGGTGACGGGCGCCGTGTCCCCCCACCGCGGCAGCGTCCTGCACGGCTTCCCCCCCGCCTGGCCCGTGGAGGCCACCGTCACCCGGCACTGCCAgcagcccccccgg ccccccccgacaccccagctgccccccaccTCCTTCAGCCACCTGCGCCGCCAGGCGGCCGCGCTCGACGCCTTCCGGCCCCGCCTCGACGCCTGCTGCCACCACGAGGCCCCGGTGTCCTGCGCCCGCCACGCC TGGACGGAGGTGCTGGACGCGTTCTGCGCCGACGAATTTGGGGTGAAGACGCGGCAGTTCCACTGCTGCTGGCGGCGCGACGCGGCGCGGCGCCACTGCTTCATCCAGAGCGCCAGCGCCGAGGCCAGCGCCGGCCACGAGGCCGAGGCCATCACCGCCGGGGATGCCACCGTCGAGCTCTTCCCGCCCGGAGAGCCCACGGAGGCCAACATGGAAAACATCTGCCGGCTGCGGGCGCTGCGCCCCGGCCCCAGCGGCCGCTCCGGGCCCCGCGTCCGCATGCGGCTGCGCCTGGAGCGCGACTACGGCCGCTGCTGCCGCAACGGGAGCCTCCCCTGCGCCCACAGCGCC TGGCAGAAGGGGCTGGATCGGTTCTGCCGGGAGGAGGCGGCGGTGAAGACGCGGCAGCACCGGTGCTGCCTGCACGGGGGTCTCCGCTCCCGCTCCCGCTGCTTCGCCGCCGTCGCCCCCTTCCCCGACTACGACCGGGAGCTGCACAACGTGAGCCTCGTCCGGCCCGGGAGCGGCCTGCTGCGCTCGCTCTGCGGCCCCACGCGCCTGCTCAGCAAGAG GCGCCCGGTGCCGGAGCTGCTGGGAGCCGTGACGGCCGCGTGCTGCTCGCTGCCCCCCGAAAACCAAAGCGCCTGCGCCCAGGAGCAG CTCTCCCAGGGCATCACCACGCTCTGTGCCAGCTCCTGGCGTGACCCCCACGGCTGCTGCTCGCACGAGGACCCCGAGCGGCGTCGCTGCTTCGACGCCTCCTACCTGGACAAGGTCACCCTGGGGGCTGCtgtgccccccccgccccccggccaCGACGAGTAA